In Pseudomonas lalkuanensis, the following are encoded in one genomic region:
- a CDS encoding DUF551 domain-containing protein: MSAENQNHPADLAAVEALHTSYIDIIFGTGNDRLMEFQDKAYAMGRARGQQEPQWVPVSDRLPEVPEGDEHELIVCVRRASNGQSYVFSARYLNKFPLHSDFHPDADEDGCLITTGWHDVKEHSDYDGWYSPLIEAGSGDEVTHWMPLPAAPEVQA; the protein is encoded by the coding sequence ATGTCCGCAGAAAACCAGAACCACCCGGCCGACCTGGCCGCGGTCGAAGCCCTGCACACCAGCTACATCGACATCATCTTCGGCACCGGTAACGACCGCTTGATGGAGTTCCAGGACAAGGCCTACGCCATGGGCCGCGCCCGCGGACAGCAGGAACCGCAGTGGGTACCGGTGAGCGATCGCCTGCCGGAGGTACCAGAAGGTGATGAGCACGAGCTCATCGTGTGCGTGCGGCGGGCAAGCAACGGCCAGTCCTACGTCTTCTCCGCCCGCTACCTAAACAAATTCCCACTCCACAGCGATTTCCACCCGGACGCCGATGAAGATGGATGCCTGATAACCACAGGCTGGCATGACGTGAAGGAGCACTCGGATTACGACGGCTGGTACTCACCTCTGATTGAGGCTGGCTCGGGAGATGAGGTCACCCACTGGATGCCGCTGCCGGCAGCGCCGGAGGTGCAGGCATGA
- a CDS encoding FMN-dependent NADH-azoreductase, whose translation MKLLHLDSSILGDASASRELSRDVVAAWKAAEPAAQVTYRDLASDAISHLSALSLVAGGTPADLRDAAQKHEAELGESTLNEFLAADAVVIGAPMYNFSVPSQLKAWIDRIAVAGKTFRYTENGPEGLAGGKKVVIVNTAGGIHSGQVTGQAHEDYLKLVLNFLGVTDIEVVRAEGLAYGEEPRANAISAAKQQIGELFATA comes from the coding sequence ATGAAACTCCTGCACCTCGACTCCAGCATCCTCGGCGACGCCTCCGCCTCCCGCGAACTGAGCCGCGACGTGGTCGCCGCCTGGAAAGCTGCCGAGCCGGCCGCCCAGGTCACCTACCGCGACCTGGCAAGCGATGCCATCAGCCACCTGTCCGCCCTGAGCCTGGTTGCTGGCGGTACTCCCGCCGACCTGCGCGACGCCGCCCAGAAGCACGAAGCCGAACTGGGTGAAAGCACCCTGAATGAGTTCCTCGCCGCCGATGCGGTGGTCATCGGTGCGCCGATGTACAACTTCAGCGTCCCGAGCCAGTTGAAGGCCTGGATCGACCGCATCGCCGTCGCCGGCAAGACCTTCCGCTACACCGAGAACGGCCCGGAAGGCCTGGCCGGTGGCAAGAAGGTGGTGATCGTCAACACCGCAGGCGGTATCCACTCCGGCCAGGTGACCGGCCAGGCCCATGAGGACTACCTGAAGCTGGTGCTGAACTTCCTCGGCGTGACCGACATCGAAGTCGTCCGCGCCGAAGGCCTGGCCTATGGCGAAGAGCCTCGCGCCAACGCCATCAGCGCCGCCAAGCAGCAGATTGGCGAACTGTTCGCCACTGCCTGA
- a CDS encoding LysR substrate-binding domain-containing protein, protein MQDLNDLFYFAKVVEHGGFSAAARLLGVPKSRLSRRIAELEGRLGARLLQRTTRKLALTDVGERFLRHCQAMLLEAEQAEEVVASLTVEPRGRLRVSCPVELAHQVLKQVIIDFLQQYPLVQLDMVLTNRRVDLREEGVDVALRVREQGDEDPTLIARVLSPAQAFLVAAPSLLEGKRIETPDDLQQLPALGGLEADRRIHHYLRDGQGNRREVVLEARLGIEDFDVRKQAALAGLGFSMLPQMNCESELRDGTLVRLLPQWSLPGGHLQAVYTHRRGMLPAVRAWIEHLTQALSHPGMPII, encoded by the coding sequence ATGCAAGACCTCAACGATCTCTTCTACTTCGCCAAGGTGGTGGAGCACGGCGGCTTCTCGGCGGCGGCCCGCCTGCTCGGCGTGCCGAAGTCGCGCCTGTCGCGACGCATCGCCGAACTGGAAGGCCGCCTCGGGGCACGCCTGCTGCAACGAACCACCCGCAAACTGGCGCTGACCGACGTCGGAGAGCGCTTCCTGCGCCATTGCCAGGCCATGCTGCTGGAGGCCGAACAGGCCGAAGAAGTGGTGGCCAGCCTCACCGTCGAGCCCAGGGGCCGGTTGCGGGTGTCCTGCCCGGTCGAATTGGCGCATCAGGTGCTGAAACAGGTGATCATCGACTTCCTCCAGCAATACCCGCTGGTACAACTGGACATGGTGCTCACCAACCGTCGCGTCGACCTGCGCGAAGAAGGCGTGGACGTGGCCCTGCGGGTGCGCGAGCAAGGCGACGAAGACCCGACCCTGATCGCCCGCGTATTGAGTCCGGCCCAGGCCTTCCTGGTGGCCGCCCCCAGCCTGCTCGAAGGCAAGCGCATCGAAACCCCGGACGACCTCCAGCAGCTGCCGGCACTGGGCGGGCTGGAAGCGGACCGGCGCATCCACCATTACCTGCGGGACGGCCAGGGCAATCGCCGCGAGGTGGTGCTGGAGGCCCGCCTGGGCATCGAGGATTTCGACGTGCGCAAGCAGGCGGCGCTGGCGGGCCTGGGCTTCAGCATGCTGCCGCAGATGAATTGCGAATCCGAGCTGCGCGACGGCACCCTCGTACGCCTGTTGCCGCAATGGAGCCTGCCCGGCGGCCACCTGCAGGCGGTCTATACCCACAGGCGCGGCATGCTGCCGGCGGTACGTGCCTGGATCGAGCACCTGACGCAAGCCTTGTCCCATCCCGGGATGCCGATCATCTGA
- a CDS encoding MmcQ/YjbR family DNA-binding protein: protein MTPDQVAAFCLQLPGAREDLKWGSNRVFSITGNKMFAILDFLGDGLAFKVDKDLFLGYVDRPGISPAPYLARAHWIAMQQPYPMGDDELRELITRSHQLVVARLPKIRQVGLLLD from the coding sequence ATGACCCCCGACCAAGTCGCCGCCTTCTGCCTGCAACTGCCCGGCGCCCGGGAGGACCTCAAATGGGGCAGCAACCGGGTGTTTTCCATCACCGGCAACAAGATGTTCGCCATCCTCGACTTCCTGGGTGATGGCCTGGCCTTCAAGGTCGACAAGGACCTCTTCCTCGGTTACGTCGACCGCCCCGGCATCAGTCCCGCCCCCTACCTGGCCCGCGCCCACTGGATCGCCATGCAGCAGCCCTACCCCATGGGCGACGATGAGCTGCGCGAGCTGATCACCCGTTCGCACCAGCTGGTGGTGGCGCGCTTGCCGAAGATCCGGCAGGTTGGCCTGCTGCTGGACTGA
- a CDS encoding ABC-F family ATPase: MISTANITMQFGPKPLFENVSVKFGNGNRYGLIGANGCGKSTFMKILGGELEPSGGQVMLEPNVRLGKLRQDQFAYEDFSVIDTVIMGHEELWKVKAERDRIYSLPEMSEDDGMAVAELEVHFAEMDGYTAESRAGELLLGVGIPLDQHFGPMSAVAPGWKLRVLLAQALFSDPDVLLLDEPTNHLDINTIRWLEGVLTARNSTMIIISHDRHFLNSVCTHMADLDYGELRLFPGNYDEYMTAAEQARERLLSDNAKKKAQIAELQQFVSRFSANASKAKQATSRARQIDKIQLEEVKPSSRVSPFIRFEQYKKLHRQAVTLEKVSQGFDGTALFKNLSMQIEAGERVAIIGPNGIGKTTLLRTLVGEMAPMGGDVKWTESADVGYFAQDHAEDFEDDVTLFDWMAQWTQGGEQVVRGTLGRMLFSNDEIKKSVKVISGGEQGRMLFGKLILKKPNVLVMDEPTNHLDMESIEALNLALENYPGTLIFVSHDREFVGSLATRIIELNENGVTDFSGTYDDYLRSQGVVV; the protein is encoded by the coding sequence TTGATCTCTACCGCCAACATCACCATGCAGTTCGGCCCCAAGCCGCTGTTCGAGAACGTTTCCGTCAAGTTCGGCAACGGCAACCGCTACGGTCTGATCGGTGCCAATGGCTGCGGCAAGTCGACCTTCATGAAGATCCTTGGCGGTGAACTCGAGCCGTCCGGCGGCCAGGTGATGCTCGAGCCGAACGTGCGTCTCGGCAAGCTGCGCCAGGACCAGTTCGCCTACGAAGACTTCAGCGTGATCGACACCGTGATCATGGGCCACGAAGAGCTGTGGAAGGTGAAGGCCGAGCGTGACCGCATCTACTCGCTGCCGGAAATGAGCGAAGACGACGGCATGGCCGTGGCCGAACTGGAAGTTCATTTCGCCGAAATGGACGGCTACACCGCCGAATCCCGCGCTGGCGAGCTGCTGCTGGGCGTGGGCATTCCGCTGGACCAGCACTTCGGCCCGATGAGCGCCGTGGCACCTGGCTGGAAGCTCCGCGTTCTGCTGGCCCAGGCGCTGTTCTCCGATCCGGACGTACTGCTGCTGGACGAACCGACCAACCACCTGGACATCAACACCATCCGCTGGCTGGAAGGCGTGCTCACGGCGCGTAACTCCACCATGATCATCATTTCCCACGACCGCCACTTCCTGAACAGCGTCTGCACCCACATGGCGGACCTGGACTACGGCGAGCTGCGCCTGTTCCCGGGCAACTACGACGAGTACATGACTGCGGCCGAACAGGCCCGCGAGCGCCTGCTTTCGGACAACGCCAAGAAGAAGGCGCAGATCGCCGAGCTGCAACAGTTCGTCAGCCGCTTCTCGGCCAACGCCTCCAAGGCCAAGCAGGCCACCAGCCGCGCGCGCCAGATCGACAAGATCCAGTTGGAAGAGGTCAAGCCGTCCAGCCGCGTGAGCCCGTTCATCCGCTTCGAGCAGTACAAGAAGCTGCACCGCCAGGCGGTGACCCTGGAGAAGGTCAGCCAGGGCTTCGACGGCACCGCGCTGTTCAAGAACCTGTCGATGCAGATCGAAGCCGGCGAGCGTGTCGCCATCATCGGCCCGAACGGTATCGGCAAGACCACCCTGCTGCGCACCCTGGTCGGCGAGATGGCGCCCATGGGCGGTGACGTGAAGTGGACCGAGAGCGCCGATGTCGGCTACTTCGCGCAGGATCACGCCGAAGACTTCGAAGACGACGTGACCCTGTTCGACTGGATGGCCCAGTGGACCCAGGGTGGCGAACAAGTGGTACGCGGCACCCTCGGCCGGATGCTGTTCTCCAACGACGAGATCAAGAAGTCGGTGAAGGTGATTTCCGGTGGCGAACAGGGCCGCATGCTGTTCGGCAAGCTGATCCTGAAGAAGCCCAACGTGCTGGTGATGGACGAACCCACCAACCACCTGGACATGGAATCCATCGAGGCGCTGAACCTCGCGCTGGAGAACTACCCGGGCACCCTGATCTTCGTCAGCCACGACCGCGAGTTCGTCGGCTCCCTGGCCACCCGCATCATCGAGCTGAACGAGAACGGCGTGACCGACTTCAGCGGCACCTATGACGATTACCTGCGTAGCCAGGGTGTGGTTGTCTAA
- a CDS encoding putative glycolipid-binding domain-containing protein, producing the protein MRTTALWTHLWNNRAPAQGLEDFRLEGRRADGGILAFDDDGKSYRLNYTLEYEKGWEPRAFNATVRDGRGSRSLTLRRDGLHWLDGNGQKLPELSGSLDLDLWPTPFTNSPSIWRLFLNPGERREIETVFVAAPQLTVRRMRQAYTRLDQSRYLYQNLDGSGFEAVLTLDEDGLVNRYPMFFQRL; encoded by the coding sequence ATGAGAACCACCGCCCTCTGGACCCATCTCTGGAACAACCGGGCGCCCGCCCAGGGCCTGGAAGACTTCCGCCTTGAGGGGCGCCGGGCAGACGGCGGGATACTGGCCTTCGACGACGACGGCAAGTCCTATCGCCTGAATTACACCCTGGAGTACGAGAAAGGCTGGGAGCCCCGGGCGTTCAATGCCACGGTGCGCGACGGACGTGGCAGCCGCAGCCTGACCCTGCGCCGCGACGGCCTGCACTGGCTCGATGGCAACGGCCAGAAGCTGCCGGAACTGTCCGGCAGCCTCGACCTGGACCTCTGGCCTACGCCCTTCACCAACAGCCCGAGCATCTGGCGGCTGTTCCTCAACCCCGGCGAGCGGCGGGAGATCGAGACGGTCTTCGTCGCAGCCCCGCAACTGACCGTGCGGCGCATGCGCCAGGCCTATACCCGCCTCGACCAGTCCCGTTACCTCTACCAGAACCTCGACGGCAGCGGCTTCGAGGCGGTGCTGACGCTGGATGAGGACGGGCTGGTGAATCGCTATCCGATGTTCTTTCAGCGGTTGTAG
- a CDS encoding DUF1993 domain-containing protein: protein MSLSMYEVSIPVLARMLGNLSNLLKKGEANAQARSIDPKVYIDSRLAPDMYPLARQVQIASDMAKGCAARLAGVEVPSWEDTESTFDELQARIAKTLDFIKGIDAAKLEGSETRTVVLKMRSGELSFSGRDYLLGFAMPNFYFHVTAAYAILRYNGVDVGKMDYLGGV from the coding sequence ATGTCCTTGTCCATGTACGAGGTGTCCATCCCGGTCCTGGCGCGCATGCTCGGCAATCTTTCCAACCTGCTGAAAAAGGGCGAAGCCAACGCCCAGGCGCGCAGCATCGACCCCAAGGTGTACATCGATTCGCGCCTGGCGCCTGACATGTATCCCCTTGCCCGCCAGGTCCAGATCGCCAGCGACATGGCCAAAGGTTGCGCGGCCCGTCTGGCCGGCGTCGAGGTGCCGAGCTGGGAGGACACCGAGAGCACGTTCGACGAACTGCAGGCGCGTATCGCCAAGACCCTGGATTTCATCAAGGGCATCGATGCCGCCAAGCTGGAAGGCAGTGAAACCCGCACCGTCGTGCTGAAGATGCGCAGCGGAGAACTCAGCTTCAGCGGTCGCGACTACCTGCTCGGTTTCGCCATGCCGAACTTCTATTTCCATGTCACCGCGGCCTACGCCATCCTCCGCTACAACGGTGTCGACGTGGGCAAGATGGATTACCTGGGCGGGGTCTGA
- a CDS encoding DUF4406 domain-containing protein — MKRIYLAGPMTGLPEFNYPAFHAEAARLRELGFHVENPAENEAPADTTWSGYLRLAIAQLITCDTVALLPGWHESKGAMLEHHIACHLGIVRVMAADIGRRALATAGGLPA; from the coding sequence ATGAAGCGCATCTACCTTGCCGGCCCCATGACCGGCCTGCCGGAGTTCAACTACCCGGCATTCCATGCCGAAGCCGCCCGCCTCCGTGAGCTTGGCTTCCATGTCGAGAACCCTGCGGAGAACGAAGCGCCGGCCGACACGACCTGGTCTGGTTACCTCCGCCTGGCCATCGCCCAACTGATCACCTGCGACACCGTCGCGCTGCTGCCGGGCTGGCACGAATCCAAGGGCGCCATGCTCGAGCACCACATTGCCTGTCACCTGGGCATTGTCCGGGTGATGGCCGCCGACATCGGGCGCCGGGCACTGGCTACCGCAGGAGGGCTGCCAGCATGA
- a CDS encoding tyrosine-type recombinase/integrase, whose protein sequence is MAGKSVGMPTGVELFRNSLRIRFTWHGRRCCETLPYPTTQKGIKAASQLRDQVVGLIKLGLLDDAKYAELFPWSGGAVGGGHRFNDYAQLWLDSREITPGTYQNYKSCLNLYWMPHLALTRIDLITTTALRRILSGTEWTSPGVKRNAIVRISTILKAAVADGLIEKNPAEPLELPRRARKEIDPFTLEEANRIIEKLYETAHWPSRIYAALFEFLFFTGLRISEALALRWESVDIDKRQVHVCRTVALGKVVERTKTGNDRFVLLNERALHALQFAKEYAERRKNGVGKVKETPFVFPPSKNREHVRETSNVHHQWRPTLRDLGIRYRPPYNCRHTYATICLMSGMNPAFISQQLGHSVQMLLSTYARWINSCSDWSELEKLNIGIKSVSAEGATS, encoded by the coding sequence ATGGCTGGAAAGTCAGTGGGTATGCCCACCGGGGTGGAACTCTTCCGCAACTCCCTCCGCATTCGCTTCACCTGGCACGGACGACGCTGCTGCGAAACGCTCCCGTATCCCACCACGCAAAAGGGGATCAAGGCTGCATCCCAGCTTAGGGATCAGGTAGTCGGCCTGATCAAGCTCGGCCTGCTGGATGACGCCAAGTACGCCGAGCTGTTCCCCTGGTCCGGCGGTGCCGTGGGCGGTGGCCATCGCTTCAACGACTATGCCCAGCTCTGGCTGGACAGCCGCGAGATCACCCCGGGCACCTACCAGAACTACAAGAGCTGCCTGAACCTGTACTGGATGCCGCACCTGGCGCTGACACGGATCGACCTGATCACCACGACAGCGCTGCGCCGCATCCTCTCGGGTACGGAATGGACCTCGCCGGGCGTGAAACGCAACGCCATCGTTCGGATCTCGACGATCCTGAAAGCCGCTGTCGCGGATGGTTTGATTGAGAAGAACCCAGCAGAGCCGCTGGAGCTACCGCGGCGGGCGCGGAAGGAGATTGATCCGTTCACCTTGGAGGAGGCGAACCGGATCATTGAGAAGCTGTACGAGACAGCGCATTGGCCAAGCCGCATCTACGCGGCGCTGTTCGAATTCCTGTTCTTCACCGGACTGCGGATTTCCGAGGCGCTGGCCCTGCGCTGGGAGTCGGTGGACATCGACAAGCGCCAGGTGCACGTCTGCCGAACCGTCGCCCTGGGCAAGGTGGTGGAGCGGACCAAGACGGGCAATGACCGCTTCGTCCTGCTCAATGAACGCGCCCTGCACGCTCTGCAGTTCGCCAAGGAATACGCCGAGCGTCGGAAAAACGGAGTCGGGAAGGTCAAGGAAACGCCTTTCGTATTCCCGCCTTCGAAGAACCGGGAGCACGTCCGAGAGACGTCCAACGTCCATCACCAGTGGCGCCCTACCCTTCGCGATCTCGGGATCAGATACCGGCCGCCATACAATTGCCGTCACACCTATGCGACAATCTGCTTAATGTCCGGCATGAACCCCGCCTTCATCTCCCAGCAGCTTGGTCATAGCGTCCAAATGTTGCTGTCGACGTATGCCCGCTGGATCAACTCCTGCTCCGACTGGAGCGAGCTTGAAAAGTTGAATATCGGTATCAAATCGGTATCAGCCGAAGGCGCCACTTCGTAA
- a CDS encoding DNA cytosine methyltransferase, with translation MIKAIDQFAGFGGFSWAARQAGAEVIWAANHWPDAVHWHSQNHPDAEHACQDLHQVDWSQVPAHDLMLASPCCQGHSKARGKKSGNPQHDASRSTAWAPVSCLEYHRPEAGVIENTPEFVNWELYPAWEMAIRALGYQVSPHIVDCADLGVPQHRVRLFIVLTRSQAPLILGLQQHQHVPASSFIDFSTGTWTPIERPGRAIATLERVRNGRLQYGDRFLMPYYGSGSGLTGRSLDRPIGTITTRDRWALVDGDRMRMLTADECLAAMSFPKDTRRPDSHRLTVHMAGNAVPPAAGQKVIEALLAAA, from the coding sequence ATGATCAAAGCGATCGACCAGTTCGCCGGGTTCGGCGGCTTCTCTTGGGCTGCACGCCAAGCTGGCGCGGAGGTCATCTGGGCGGCCAACCACTGGCCGGATGCTGTGCACTGGCACAGCCAGAACCACCCGGACGCCGAGCACGCCTGCCAGGACCTGCACCAGGTTGACTGGTCGCAGGTTCCGGCCCACGACCTGATGCTGGCCTCGCCCTGCTGTCAGGGCCACAGCAAGGCCCGCGGCAAGAAGTCAGGCAACCCGCAGCACGACGCCTCCCGATCCACCGCCTGGGCGCCAGTTTCATGCTTGGAGTACCACCGACCAGAGGCGGGGGTGATCGAGAACACGCCGGAGTTCGTGAACTGGGAACTGTACCCAGCCTGGGAGATGGCCATCCGGGCGCTGGGCTACCAGGTCAGCCCGCACATCGTCGACTGCGCGGACCTCGGCGTGCCGCAGCACCGCGTCCGCCTGTTCATCGTCCTGACTCGAAGCCAGGCACCGCTGATACTCGGCCTGCAGCAGCACCAGCACGTGCCGGCATCCAGCTTCATCGACTTCAGCACCGGGACCTGGACGCCGATCGAGCGGCCCGGGCGCGCCATTGCAACCCTAGAGCGGGTGCGCAACGGACGGCTCCAGTACGGTGACAGGTTCCTGATGCCCTACTACGGCTCCGGATCCGGACTTACCGGCCGCAGCCTGGACCGACCGATCGGCACCATCACCACCCGCGACCGCTGGGCCCTGGTGGACGGTGACCGGATGCGAATGCTCACCGCCGACGAATGCCTTGCGGCCATGTCCTTCCCGAAGGACACCCGACGTCCGGACAGCCACCGGCTCACCGTGCACATGGCCGGCAATGCGGTACCGCCAGCGGCGGGGCAGAAGGTGATCGAGGCATTACTGGCGGCTGCCTAG
- a CDS encoding MFS transporter has protein sequence MSTPRLSASSNTLQIITVVFFTFISFFCVGLPIAVLPGYVHDDMGYGSVMAGIVISAQYLATLLSRPMSGSLADRLGAKRAVMYGMACCGLSGVLTFLSTSLAQFPMTSLLLLLGGRVLLGIGQGLVGTGSISWGVGLVGAENMARVISFNGIASYGAVAIGAPLGVVMVDSLGLWSIGGLIALLCAIALLLAWPKRPSPIVQGERLPFSNVFLRIAPNGTALALGSIGFGALATFITLYYASVGWEGAAYCLTAFGCAFIGARLLFVGTIKHLGGYRVAIVCLAVESLGLFLLWAATSPWLALAGAALTGFGLSLVYPALGVEAVTRIPAASRSSALGAYAVFFDLALGIAGPLMGAIAGETGFAAIFLVAALMALTGMLLSLWLLRGETRT, from the coding sequence ATGAGCACGCCACGGCTGTCCGCGTCCTCCAATACCCTGCAGATCATCACCGTCGTCTTTTTCACCTTCATCAGCTTCTTCTGCGTTGGCCTGCCCATCGCGGTGCTCCCCGGCTACGTGCACGACGACATGGGCTATGGCTCGGTGATGGCGGGGATCGTCATCAGTGCCCAATACCTTGCCACCCTCCTCTCCCGCCCCATGTCCGGAAGCCTGGCCGACCGCTTGGGCGCCAAGCGCGCGGTAATGTACGGCATGGCCTGCTGCGGCCTCTCCGGGGTGTTGACCTTCCTTTCCACCTCCCTCGCGCAATTCCCAATGACCAGCCTGTTGCTGCTACTGGGCGGGCGCGTGCTGCTGGGCATCGGCCAGGGGCTGGTGGGCACCGGCTCCATCAGCTGGGGCGTGGGCCTGGTGGGCGCGGAGAACATGGCGCGGGTCATCTCGTTCAATGGCATCGCCTCCTACGGCGCCGTGGCCATCGGCGCCCCCCTGGGCGTGGTGATGGTGGACTCGCTGGGCCTGTGGAGCATCGGCGGGCTGATCGCCCTGCTCTGCGCCATCGCCCTCCTGCTGGCCTGGCCGAAGCGCCCCTCGCCCATCGTCCAGGGCGAGCGATTGCCCTTCAGCAACGTATTCCTGCGCATCGCCCCCAATGGCACCGCGCTGGCCCTGGGCTCCATCGGCTTCGGCGCCCTGGCCACCTTCATCACACTCTATTACGCCAGCGTCGGTTGGGAAGGCGCCGCCTACTGCCTCACCGCGTTCGGCTGCGCCTTCATCGGTGCGCGGCTGCTGTTCGTGGGCACCATCAAGCACCTGGGCGGCTATCGGGTGGCCATCGTCTGTCTGGCCGTGGAGAGCCTCGGCCTGTTCCTGCTGTGGGCCGCTACCTCACCCTGGCTGGCCCTGGCCGGCGCGGCCCTGACCGGTTTCGGCCTGTCGCTGGTCTACCCTGCCCTGGGCGTCGAAGCGGTCACGCGTATTCCGGCCGCCAGCCGCAGTTCGGCGCTGGGCGCCTACGCGGTATTCTTCGACCTGGCCCTGGGCATCGCCGGGCCATTGATGGGCGCCATCGCCGGTGAAACAGGCTTTGCCGCCATCTTCCTGGTCGCCGCCCTGATGGCGCTGACCGGCATGCTGCTCAGCCTGTGGCTGCTGCGCGGCGAAACCCGAACCTGA